The following proteins are encoded in a genomic region of Oncorhynchus kisutch isolate 150728-3 linkage group LG18, Okis_V2, whole genome shotgun sequence:
- the LOC109908842 gene encoding NADPH--cytochrome P450 reductase isoform X3: protein MADVEAESSTQPEAMEEENPLFSNLDLFLFTLIAGLIIYWFMSRKKAEPIPEFKKLNQPAPSTQETSFIEKMKKTGRNIVVFYGSQTGTGEEFANRLSKDAQRYGMKGMAADPEEYDMSELSRLAEIGNSLAIFCMATYGEGDPTDNAQDFYDWLQETDGQLNGVNYTVFALGNKTYEHYNAMGAYVDKRLEELGAKRVFDLGMGDDDGNLEEDFVTWREQFWPAMCEHFGVEASGEDSSVRQYELKEHNDINMNKVYTGELGRLKSFETQKPPFDAKNPFLAPVTVNRKLNKAGDRHLMHLEVDITGSKIRYESGDHVAVYPTNDTVIVNKLGQILGVDLDSVISLNNLDEESNKKHPFPCPTTYRTALTHYLDIIHPPRTNVLYELAQYATDPKDQENMRKMASSAPEGKALYQSFVLEDNRNILAILEDLPSLRPPIDHLCELMPRLQARYYSIASSSKVHPNSIHICAVVVEYTTKTGRLTKGVATTWLKNKLVADNGHKSTVPMYIRKSQFRLPFKASNPVIMVGPGTGIAPFMGFIQERGWLKEQGKEVGETALYCGCRHKEEDYLYQEELEEAEKAGVITKLNVAFSRDQEQKVYVQHLLRTNKEDLWRQIHTDNAHIYICGDARNMARDVQTAFYEIAEELGGMTRTQATDYIKKLMTKGRYSQDVWS from the exons AGCACCTTCTACTCAAGAGACTAGTTTTATTGAAAAGATGAAGAAAACA GGTAGGAACATCGTGGTATTCTACGGCTCTCAGACAGGCACGGGCGAGGAGTTTGCCAACCGGCTGTCCAAAGACGCCCAGCGCTACGGCATGAAGGGTATGGCCGCCGACCCCGAGGAATACGACATG TCTGAGCTGTCCCGTCTGGCTGAGATTGGCAACTCCCTGGCCATCTTCTGTATGGCCACTTATGGTGAGGGAGACCCCACAGACAACGCCCAGGACTTCTATGACTGGCTGCAGGAGACCGACGGGCAATTGAATGGAGTCAACTATACT GTGTTTGCATTGGGCAACAAGACATATGAACACTACAATGCCATGGGGGCGTACGTAGACAAGAGGCTGGAGGAACTGGGAGCCAAGAGGGTCTTCGACTTGGGCATGGGAGACGACGACGGCAA CCTGGAGGAGGACTTTGTGACATGGAGGGAGCAGTTCTGGCCAGCCATGTGTGAGCACTTTGGAGTGGAGGCTTCAGGAGAGGACTCCAG CGTTCGTCAGTATGAGCTCAAGGAGCATAATGACATCAACATGAACAAGGTGTACACAGGAGAGTTGGGCCGTCTGAAGAGCTTTGAGACCCAGAAACC TCCTTTTGATGCAAAAAACCCCTTCCTGGCTCCAGTCACTGTTAACCGCAAGCTCAACAAAGCAGGTGACAGGCATCTCATGCACCTTGAAGTGGACATTACAGGCTCCAAGATTAG ATATGAGTCGGGAGACCACGTTGCCGTCTACCCTACCAATGACACAGTGATCGTGAACAAGCTGGGACAGATCCTTGGCGTGGACCTTGATTCCGTTATCTCTCTCAACAACCTTGATG AGGAGTCCAATAAGAAGCACCCATTCCCTTGCCCCACCACCTACCGTACGGCTCTGACCCACTACCTGGACATCATCCATCCGCCTCGCACCAACGTCCTGTATGAGCTGGCCCAGTACGCCACTGACCCCAAGGACCAGGAGAACATGCGCAAGATGGCCTCGTCTGCTCCCGAGGGCAAG GCTCTGTACCAGAGTTTTGTGCTGGAAGACAACAGGAACATCCTGGCCATCCTGGAGGATCTGCCTTCCTTGCGGCCTCCCATCGACCACCTGTGTGAGCTCATGCCCCGTTTGCAGGCTCGCTACTACTCCATTGCCTCCTCCTCCAAG GTCCACCCCAATAGCATCCACATCTGTGCTGTGGTGGTGGAATACACAACTAAAACCGGGCGCCTCACAAAGGGAGTGGCCACCACCTGGCTGAAGAACAAACTGGTTGCGGACAACGGCCACAAGTCCACGGTCCCCATGTACATCCGCAAGTCCCAGTTCCGCCTGCCCTTCAAGGCCAGCAACCCAGTCATCATGGTCGGTCCTGGGACCGGCATCGCTCCCTTCATGGGCTTCATCCAGGAGCGTGGGTGGCTCAAAGAGCAAG GCAAGGAGGTGGGGGAGACGGCCTTGTACTGTGGCTGCAGGCACAAGGAGGAGGACTATCTGTACcaggaggagttggaggaggCTGAGAAGGCGGGTGTCATCACAAAGCTCAACGTGGCTTTCTCTCGGGACCAGGAGCAAAAG GTGTACGTGCAGCATCTCCTGAGGACCAACAAGGAGGACTTGTGGAGGCAGATCCACACAGACAATGCACACATATACATCTGCGG GGATGCGCGGAACATGGCCAGGGATGTGCAGACAGCTTTCTATGAGATAGCAGAGGAGCTGGGCGGCATGACACGCACTCAGGCCACCGACTACATCAAGAAACTGATGACCAAGGGACGGTACTCGCAGGACGTCTGGAGCTAA